Proteins from one Streptomyces cynarae genomic window:
- a CDS encoding toxin, with product MSSKRMRKLLSELTTSVAQTLERPAEPEVLMRALCDAMGERQRIRVHLHFRPFPDGLGTSGLYLNFGDQIKIIVEQRTTPEHQLLILGHELWHLEQGDCGHLAPDAAAAARRFAEDGTDWAKLLTVAARAVSHDVDETAAETFGLLCRGRFESWMHGPHARGPVSQATVEGRIATALDPRSTGLA from the coding sequence GTGAGCAGCAAGAGGATGAGGAAGCTCCTCTCGGAACTGACGACAAGCGTGGCGCAGACGTTAGAACGACCTGCGGAACCAGAGGTCCTTATGCGCGCACTGTGCGACGCTATGGGCGAGCGTCAGCGCATACGGGTGCACTTGCACTTCCGTCCGTTTCCCGACGGTCTAGGCACCTCTGGCCTCTACCTTAATTTCGGCGATCAGATAAAGATCATTGTCGAGCAGCGGACCACGCCGGAACATCAGCTGCTCATTCTGGGCCATGAGTTGTGGCACCTGGAACAAGGGGACTGCGGGCACCTTGCACCGGATGCGGCGGCTGCCGCGCGCAGGTTCGCTGAGGATGGCACAGACTGGGCCAAACTACTTACCGTGGCGGCCCGTGCAGTCTCTCACGACGTGGACGAGACAGCCGCCGAAACTTTTGGCCTGTTGTGCCGCGGCCGGTTTGAGTCCTGGATGCATGGACCGCATGCCCGGGGTCCTGTCAGCCAGGCGACCGTCGAGGGGCGGATCGCGACCGCGCTCGACCCGCGGTCGACTGGGCTGGCCTGA